Proteins encoded together in one Stutzerimonas stutzeri window:
- a CDS encoding DNA polymerase III subunit chi → MTRIEFYVLPDDNPLGRLRAACQLAAKGWQHGLQVFVRCSDEDQSTRLDELLWSFRAERFIPHEQYAEEVQAPVVIGLEQEPPTAQGLLINLAPTLSAHIDRFSRVIEIVNQEPQLLTACRENFRLYRRQGYDPQRVEL, encoded by the coding sequence ATGACACGCATCGAGTTCTACGTGCTGCCGGACGACAACCCGCTCGGGCGGCTGCGCGCGGCCTGCCAGCTGGCAGCCAAAGGCTGGCAACATGGCCTGCAGGTATTCGTCCGCTGCAGTGACGAGGACCAGTCGACCCGGCTCGACGAGCTGCTCTGGAGCTTTCGCGCGGAACGTTTCATCCCGCACGAGCAGTACGCCGAGGAGGTGCAGGCGCCAGTGGTCATCGGGCTCGAACAGGAGCCACCGACCGCCCAGGGCCTGCTGATCAACCTGGCACCGACACTCTCGGCGCATATCGACCGTTTCAGCCGGGTCATCGAGATCGTCAACCAGGAGCCGCAGCTGCTGACCGCCTGCCGGGAGAATTTTCGCCTGTATCGGCGCCAGGGCTATGATCCACAAAGGGTCGAGCTCTAA
- a CDS encoding valine--tRNA ligase → MDKTYQPHAIETSWYQTWESNNYFAPQGSGEPYTIMIPPPNVTGSLHMGHGFNNAIMDALIRWRRMQGRNTLWQPGTDHAGIATQMVVERQLAAQGTSRHDLGREKFLEKVWQWKEESGGNITRQIRRLGSSVDWSRERFTMDDGLSEAVKEAFVRLHEDGLIYRGKRLVNWDTKLHTAISDLEVENHDEKGHLWHLRYPLADGCKTADGLDYLVVATTRPETMLGDAAVAVHPEDERYKNLIGRHVMLPLVNRLIPIVADDYVDLEFGTGCVKITPAHDFNDYEVGKRHHLPLINIFDQNACVLARAQVFNIDGTVNDKIDGSLPDGYAHMDRFDARKAIVAEFEAMSLLEKIDDHALKVPRGDRSGTIIEPWLTDQWYVSTKPLAEKAIAAVESGEIQFVPKQYENMYFSWMRDIQDWCISRQLWWGHRIPAWYDEAGNVYVGRDEVEVRSKYNLCNNVELRQDEDVLDTWFSSGLWTFSTLGWPQQTEFLKTFHPTDVLVTGFDIIFFWVARMIMLSTHLTGQIPFKTVYVHGLVRDGQGQKMSKSKGNVLDPLDIVDGITLDELLTKRTSGMMQPKLAEKIAKQTRAEFPEGIASYGTDALRFTFCSLASTGRDIKFDMGRVEGYRNFCNKIWNAANFVFENTEGKDTGVNGEPVELSSVDRWIISALQRTEAEVTRQLEAFRFDLAAQALYEFIWDEYCAWYLELVKPLLWDETASAERQRGTRRTLVRVLETALRLAHPFMPFITEEIWQRVAPLAGKSGPTLMLQPWPEFNPERIDEAAEGDIEWVKAFMLGIRQIRGEMNISMAKRIDVVLGNASAEDQRRLADNEPLLKKLAKLESVRLLGGGEEAPLSAIALVGDMQVLVPMAGLIDKDAELARLDKEIARLDGEVKRVGGKLSNAGFVDKAPAEVIDKERAKLAEAEQAKARLQEQRDRIATL, encoded by the coding sequence ATGGACAAGACCTACCAGCCGCACGCCATCGAGACTTCCTGGTACCAGACCTGGGAATCGAACAATTACTTCGCCCCACAAGGCTCCGGCGAGCCCTACACCATCATGATTCCGCCGCCGAACGTCACCGGCAGCCTGCACATGGGCCATGGCTTCAACAACGCAATCATGGATGCGCTGATCCGCTGGCGCCGCATGCAAGGCCGCAACACCCTGTGGCAGCCAGGCACCGACCATGCCGGTATCGCCACGCAGATGGTGGTCGAGCGGCAGCTGGCCGCGCAGGGCACCAGCCGTCATGACCTGGGGCGCGAGAAGTTTCTCGAGAAGGTCTGGCAATGGAAGGAAGAATCCGGCGGCAACATCACCCGGCAGATCCGTCGCCTGGGCAGCTCGGTGGACTGGTCGCGGGAGCGCTTCACCATGGACGACGGCCTTTCCGAGGCGGTCAAGGAAGCCTTCGTACGCCTGCATGAAGACGGCCTGATCTATCGCGGCAAGCGTCTGGTCAACTGGGATACCAAGCTGCACACCGCCATTTCCGATCTGGAAGTGGAAAACCACGACGAGAAGGGTCACCTCTGGCACCTGCGTTATCCGCTGGCCGATGGTTGCAAGACCGCCGATGGCCTGGATTACCTGGTGGTCGCCACCACCCGCCCGGAAACCATGCTCGGCGACGCCGCCGTGGCAGTGCATCCCGAGGACGAGCGCTACAAGAACCTGATCGGCCGCCATGTCATGCTGCCGCTGGTCAACCGCCTGATCCCCATCGTGGCCGATGACTACGTCGATCTCGAGTTCGGTACCGGCTGCGTGAAAATCACCCCCGCTCATGACTTCAACGACTACGAAGTCGGCAAGCGCCACCACCTGCCGCTGATCAATATCTTCGACCAGAACGCCTGCGTGCTGGCCCGCGCCCAGGTGTTCAACATCGACGGCACGGTGAACGACAAGATCGACGGCAGCCTGCCGGACGGCTATGCCCACATGGACCGTTTCGATGCGCGCAAGGCCATCGTCGCCGAGTTCGAGGCCATGAGCCTGCTGGAAAAGATCGACGACCACGCGCTGAAGGTCCCGCGCGGTGATCGCTCGGGCACCATCATCGAGCCCTGGCTGACCGACCAGTGGTACGTTTCCACCAAGCCGCTGGCCGAGAAGGCCATCGCAGCCGTGGAAAGCGGCGAGATCCAGTTCGTGCCCAAGCAGTACGAGAACATGTATTTCAGCTGGATGCGCGACATCCAGGACTGGTGCATCAGCCGCCAGCTCTGGTGGGGCCATCGCATCCCGGCCTGGTACGACGAAGCCGGCAACGTCTATGTCGGCCGCGACGAAGTGGAGGTACGCAGCAAGTACAACCTCTGCAACAACGTCGAGCTGCGTCAGGATGAGGATGTGCTGGACACCTGGTTCAGCTCCGGCCTGTGGACCTTCTCCACCCTCGGCTGGCCGCAGCAGACCGAGTTCCTCAAGACCTTCCACCCCACCGACGTGCTGGTCACCGGCTTCGACATCATCTTCTTCTGGGTCGCCCGGATGATCATGCTGTCCACCCACCTGACCGGGCAGATCCCCTTCAAGACCGTTTACGTGCACGGTCTGGTCCGCGATGGCCAAGGGCAGAAAATGTCCAAGTCCAAGGGCAACGTCCTCGATCCGCTGGACATCGTCGATGGCATCACCCTCGATGAACTGCTGACCAAGCGCACCAGCGGGATGATGCAACCCAAGCTGGCCGAGAAGATCGCCAAGCAGACCCGCGCCGAATTCCCCGAAGGTATCGCCAGCTACGGCACCGACGCCCTGCGCTTCACCTTCTGTTCCCTCGCGTCGACCGGCCGGGATATCAAGTTCGACATGGGTCGTGTCGAGGGTTACCGCAACTTCTGCAACAAGATCTGGAACGCCGCCAATTTCGTCTTCGAAAACACCGAGGGTAAGGACACCGGCGTCAATGGTGAGCCGGTCGAGCTTTCCTCGGTAGATCGCTGGATCATCTCCGCGCTGCAGCGCACCGAAGCCGAAGTGACCCGCCAGCTCGAGGCCTTCCGTTTCGACCTGGCCGCCCAGGCGCTCTACGAGTTCATCTGGGACGAGTACTGCGCCTGGTATCTGGAGCTGGTCAAACCGCTGCTGTGGGACGAGACCGCCAGCGCTGAACGCCAGCGCGGCACCCGGCGCACCCTGGTACGCGTGCTGGAAACCGCACTGCGCCTGGCCCACCCGTTCATGCCGTTCATCACCGAGGAAATCTGGCAGCGCGTCGCGCCGCTGGCCGGCAAGTCCGGGCCGACGCTGATGCTGCAGCCCTGGCCGGAATTCAACCCGGAGCGCATCGATGAAGCCGCCGAAGGCGATATCGAGTGGGTCAAGGCCTTCATGCTCGGCATTCGCCAGATCCGCGGCGAGATGAACATCTCCATGGCCAAGCGCATCGACGTCGTGCTGGGCAACGCCTCGGCCGAGGACCAGCGCCGTCTGGCCGACAACGAGCCGTTGCTGAAGAAACTGGCCAAGCTGGAAAGCGTACGCCTGCTCGGCGGCGGCGAAGAAGCGCCGCTCTCGGCGATCGCCCTGGTGGGCGACATGCAGGTGCTGGTGCCGATGGCCGGCCTGATCGACAAGGACGCCGAACTGGCACGCCTGGACAAGGAAATCGCGCGCCTGGACGGCGAGGTCAAGCGCGTCGGCGGCAAGCTGTCCAACGCCGGCTTCGTCGACAAGGCGCCGGCCGAGGTGATCGACAAGGAGCGCGCCAAACTGGCCGAGGCCGAACAGGCCAAGGCCCGGCTGCAGGAGCAGCGCGACCGTATCGCAACGCTCTGA
- the nhaD gene encoding sodium:proton antiporter NhaD has product MYALMAVVFVLGYLCIAFEHPLKIDKAAAAILTAVLSWTVLILGADSILPLLQPGSHDPIDSSTVVVTELRHHLGEISEILFFLLGAMTIVELIDSHEGFKAVTDRIQTRKRAHLLWIIGFLTFFLSAALDNLTTTIVMVSLLRKLIRGRPERWLYVGIVVIAANAGGAWSPIGDVTTTMLWIGGQITASGVITSLFLPSLVCLLVPLTILSFTLRGEAPRPRARAHLAEKHPPATSTFERNLVLGLGLGALLFVPVFKTVTHLPPYMGILFGLGVLWVTTEFIHRNKNDEDKHPLSVVGVLRKVDTPSVLFFLGILLAVSALATAGHLTQVATALRETFGHVYAINYAIGLLSAIVDNVPLVAGSMKMYPLVSPATLAGAAPAEAGWMSQFVVDGNFWEMLAYCAGTGGSTLIIGSAAGVAAMGMEKISFTWYIKRVSLLAFLGYTAGAATYIGMLALR; this is encoded by the coding sequence ATGTATGCACTCATGGCTGTCGTGTTCGTCTTGGGCTATCTATGTATAGCCTTTGAACATCCCCTGAAAATCGACAAGGCCGCCGCAGCGATTCTGACTGCGGTGTTGTCCTGGACCGTGCTGATTCTGGGCGCAGATAGCATATTGCCACTTCTGCAACCGGGCAGTCATGATCCGATAGACTCGTCGACGGTGGTGGTGACCGAGTTACGCCACCACCTGGGCGAAATTTCCGAGATTCTTTTCTTTCTCCTCGGCGCGATGACCATCGTTGAGTTGATCGACTCCCACGAAGGCTTCAAGGCCGTCACCGATCGCATCCAGACGCGCAAACGCGCGCATTTGCTGTGGATCATCGGCTTCCTGACCTTCTTCCTCTCCGCAGCGCTGGACAACCTGACCACCACCATCGTCATGGTTTCGCTGCTGCGCAAGCTGATCCGTGGTCGTCCGGAACGCTGGCTCTATGTCGGTATTGTGGTTATCGCAGCCAACGCCGGTGGCGCCTGGTCGCCGATCGGAGACGTGACCACTACCATGCTCTGGATCGGCGGTCAGATCACCGCATCCGGCGTTATCACCAGTTTGTTCCTGCCGAGTCTGGTCTGCCTGCTGGTGCCGCTGACCATCCTCAGCTTCACCCTGCGCGGTGAGGCTCCGCGTCCGCGTGCCCGGGCTCACTTGGCGGAGAAGCACCCACCGGCCACCAGCACCTTCGAACGCAATCTGGTACTGGGCCTCGGTCTGGGTGCCCTGTTGTTCGTCCCGGTGTTCAAGACGGTGACCCACCTGCCCCCATACATGGGCATCCTCTTCGGCCTTGGTGTTCTCTGGGTAACGACCGAGTTCATCCATCGCAACAAGAATGACGAGGACAAGCACCCGCTTTCGGTGGTCGGCGTCCTGCGCAAGGTCGACACACCCAGCGTACTGTTCTTCCTCGGCATCCTGCTGGCGGTTTCTGCTCTGGCCACCGCTGGCCATCTGACCCAGGTCGCCACCGCGTTGCGTGAAACCTTCGGCCATGTCTACGCCATCAACTACGCCATCGGCTTGCTCTCGGCGATTGTGGACAACGTACCGCTGGTGGCTGGCTCGATGAAAATGTACCCGCTGGTCAGCCCGGCCACATTGGCTGGAGCCGCCCCGGCAGAAGCCGGCTGGATGTCCCAGTTCGTCGTCGACGGCAACTTCTGGGAAATGCTGGCCTACTGCGCCGGTACCGGCGGCAGCACGCTGATCATCGGCTCGGCCGCAGGTGTCGCCGCGATGGGCATGGAGAAGATCAGCTTCACCTGGTACATCAAGCGCGTCAGCCTGCTGGCCTTCCTCGGTTACACTGCGGGCGCCGCGACCTACATCGGCATGCTCGCGCTGCGCTGA
- a CDS encoding winged helix-turn-helix domain-containing protein: MTVSKTKTSFYRRLYVAWLIDSGTACSVPALMEATGMPRRTAQDTLAALADLDIDCVFVQDDGERHNAGRYLIRDWGAIDRGWIERQLPQIKAILDYP, encoded by the coding sequence ATGACCGTCAGCAAGACCAAAACCAGCTTCTACCGCCGACTCTACGTCGCCTGGCTGATCGACAGCGGCACCGCCTGCAGCGTCCCGGCGTTGATGGAAGCCACCGGTATGCCGCGCCGCACCGCCCAGGACACCCTGGCCGCCCTGGCCGACCTGGATATCGACTGCGTCTTCGTCCAGGACGACGGCGAACGGCATAACGCCGGGCGCTACCTGATCCGCGACTGGGGCGCCATCGACAGGGGCTGGATCGAACGCCAGCTGCCGCAGATCAAAGCCATCCTCGATTACCCCTGA
- a CDS encoding SLC13 family permease, whose product MNGDLLLVLALLAGCVGLFVLNRPRMDVVALLAMVALPLTGVLSVQEALAGFSDPSVVLIAALFVIGDGLVRTGIAYRLGDWLMRAAGSSETRLLVLLMLAVAGLGSVMSSTGVVAIFIPVVLGIANRMKVSPRRLLMPLAFAGLISGMLTLVATPPNLVVNSELRRAGLEGFAFFDFTPIGLAILLLGIGYMLLARRWLGSDKHGPAVEPRHTLADLARDYRLDERERRLRVLPGSILANQALDALRLRSEYGINVIAIERTHRFRKQLLIATGNTELFVGDVLLVDLASPAIGLLGAYRELGLEPLQLSTSYYADHARELGLAEVALPPDSRLPGKTIQQLGFRSRHKLNVVGLRRNREALQGLLVDEKLKPADTLLVAGSWKHIHRLQGLSRDFLVLSLPAEVDDVAPAANQAPFALLGLALMVALMVSGLVPNVLAALIGCLVMGLFRCIDMDSAYKAIHWQSLVLIVGMLPFALALQKTGGIALATSGLVGLLGDAGPHALLACLFLLTALIGLFISNTATAVLMAPVALATAEQLGASPYPFAMIVALAASAAFMTPISSPVNTLVLGPGQYRFGDFVRIGVPFTVLVMTVAVLLVPLVFPL is encoded by the coding sequence ATGAACGGCGATCTGCTTCTGGTCCTCGCCCTGCTGGCCGGCTGCGTCGGCCTGTTCGTGCTGAACAGGCCGCGCATGGACGTGGTCGCGCTGCTGGCCATGGTCGCCCTGCCCCTGACCGGCGTGCTCAGCGTGCAGGAGGCACTGGCCGGCTTCAGCGATCCGAGCGTGGTGCTGATCGCCGCACTGTTCGTCATCGGCGACGGCCTGGTACGCACCGGCATCGCCTACCGCCTGGGCGACTGGCTGATGCGCGCCGCGGGCAGCAGCGAAACGCGCCTGCTGGTGCTGCTGATGCTGGCGGTCGCCGGGCTCGGCTCGGTGATGAGCTCCACCGGCGTGGTGGCCATCTTCATTCCCGTGGTGCTGGGTATCGCCAACCGCATGAAGGTCTCGCCGCGGCGCCTGCTGATGCCGCTGGCCTTTGCCGGCCTCATCAGCGGCATGCTGACCCTGGTGGCGACGCCGCCGAACCTGGTGGTCAACAGCGAACTGCGCCGCGCCGGCCTCGAGGGCTTCGCCTTCTTCGACTTCACGCCCATCGGCCTGGCGATCCTGCTGCTCGGGATTGGCTACATGCTGCTGGCGCGGCGCTGGCTCGGCTCCGACAAGCACGGCCCGGCCGTGGAACCGCGACACACCCTGGCCGATCTCGCGCGAGATTACCGGCTCGACGAGCGCGAGCGACGCCTGCGCGTGCTGCCCGGCTCGATCCTGGCCAATCAGGCACTGGACGCCCTGCGGCTGCGCAGCGAGTACGGCATCAACGTGATCGCCATCGAGCGCACGCACCGGTTTCGTAAGCAGCTGCTGATCGCCACCGGCAACACCGAACTCTTCGTCGGTGACGTGCTGCTGGTGGACCTGGCCAGCCCGGCCATCGGCCTGCTCGGTGCCTACCGCGAACTCGGTCTCGAGCCGCTGCAGCTGAGCACCTCCTACTATGCCGACCACGCCCGCGAGCTGGGCCTGGCGGAAGTGGCGCTGCCACCGGACTCGCGCCTGCCGGGCAAGACCATCCAGCAGCTGGGTTTTCGCAGCCGACACAAGCTCAACGTCGTCGGGCTGCGGCGCAATCGAGAGGCGCTGCAGGGTCTGCTGGTGGACGAGAAGCTAAAGCCGGCCGACACCCTGCTGGTTGCCGGCAGCTGGAAGCACATCCACCGCTTGCAGGGTCTGAGCCGCGACTTCCTGGTGCTGAGCCTGCCGGCGGAGGTGGACGACGTGGCGCCCGCGGCCAACCAGGCGCCATTCGCCCTGCTCGGCCTGGCGCTGATGGTCGCACTGATGGTCAGCGGCCTGGTGCCCAACGTGCTGGCGGCGCTGATCGGCTGTCTGGTCATGGGCCTGTTCCGCTGCATCGACATGGACAGCGCCTACAAGGCGATCCACTGGCAGAGCCTGGTGCTGATCGTCGGCATGCTGCCGTTCGCCCTCGCGCTGCAGAAGACCGGCGGCATCGCCCTCGCCACCTCGGGGCTGGTCGGTCTGCTCGGCGATGCCGGACCGCACGCGCTGCTCGCCTGCCTGTTCCTGCTCACCGCACTGATCGGCCTGTTCATCTCCAACACCGCCACCGCCGTGCTGATGGCGCCGGTGGCGCTGGCCACCGCCGAACAGCTGGGTGCCTCGCCGTACCCGTTCGCCATGATCGTCGCGCTCGCCGCCTCGGCCGCCTTCATGACGCCGATCTCCTCGCCGGTGAACACCCTGGTGCTCGGCCCGGGGCAGTACCGTTTCGGCGACTTCGTGCGCATCGGCGTGCCCTTCACCGTGCTGGTGATGACCGTCGCGGTGCTGCTGGTACCGCTGGTGTTTCCGCTCTGA
- a CDS encoding YbfB/YjiJ family MFS transporter, which produces MPQRVALFPVLLAGAILLLVVHGLGRFVYTPLLPWLVEDGLLTVQEGASIASWNYLGYLIGALLAVRWHRVAQIRRSLPWALALHVLSSLLQTQAESADALAALRLANGISNGLVFVQAPSLILEWLARQQRVSASGLVYLGVCVGLILSSLLVSLSDGYLLGADRWWPAALLSIPLAWWGWRQLSRLDLPTEQAPAPSATAPSGKLLDRASTPLFLSYAGAGMGYILPMTFLPMVARLQVEPGDFLIGGSWLVVALATLPSPWLWNRLGVRLGDDIALRLSYLTQLLGVLAALLLPGAVGILLCAVLVGGTFLGTVLLTQRLARALQPHQGPRLSAALIALYGLTQLAAPWLTSIWMGMGGSLHSAFWLGAGALLWGLLWMLMVPRRH; this is translated from the coding sequence ATGCCTCAACGCGTCGCGCTGTTTCCGGTCCTGCTGGCCGGTGCCATTCTTTTGCTGGTCGTCCACGGCCTTGGCCGCTTCGTATACACCCCGCTGCTGCCCTGGCTGGTGGAAGACGGCCTGCTGACCGTGCAGGAAGGCGCCAGCATCGCCAGCTGGAACTACCTCGGTTACCTGATCGGCGCGCTGCTCGCGGTGCGCTGGCACCGCGTCGCGCAGATCCGCCGCAGCCTGCCCTGGGCACTGGCGTTGCACGTGCTCAGCAGCCTGCTGCAGACCCAGGCCGAATCCGCCGATGCCCTCGCCGCGCTGCGCCTGGCCAACGGCATCAGCAATGGCCTGGTGTTCGTCCAGGCGCCCTCGCTGATCCTCGAGTGGCTGGCACGACAGCAACGCGTGTCGGCCAGCGGGCTGGTCTACCTCGGCGTTTGCGTCGGCCTGATCCTGTCCAGCCTGCTGGTCAGCCTGAGCGACGGTTACCTGCTGGGCGCCGATCGCTGGTGGCCGGCGGCGCTGCTGTCGATACCACTGGCCTGGTGGGGCTGGCGCCAGCTTTCGCGACTGGACCTGCCAACCGAGCAGGCCCCCGCCCCGTCCGCGACGGCGCCGAGTGGCAAGCTGCTCGACCGCGCCAGCACGCCTCTGTTTCTTTCCTACGCTGGCGCCGGGATGGGCTACATCCTGCCGATGACCTTTCTGCCCATGGTGGCGCGCCTGCAGGTGGAGCCCGGCGACTTTCTCATCGGCGGCAGCTGGCTGGTGGTGGCGCTGGCAACCCTGCCCTCGCCCTGGCTGTGGAACCGTCTGGGTGTGCGCCTGGGCGACGACATCGCCCTGCGCCTGAGCTATCTGACCCAGCTGCTCGGCGTGCTGGCCGCTCTGCTGTTGCCGGGGGCCGTCGGCATCCTGCTGTGTGCGGTGCTGGTCGGCGGTACCTTCCTCGGCACCGTGCTGCTGACCCAGCGCCTGGCCCGCGCGCTGCAGCCGCATCAGGGCCCACGCCTGTCGGCGGCACTGATCGCGCTGTACGGCCTGACCCAACTGGCCGCGCCCTGGCTGACCAGCATCTGGATGGGCATGGGCGGCAGCCTGCACAGCGCCTTCTGGCTTGGCGCCGGCGCGCTGCTCTGGGGGCTGCTGTGGATGCTGATGGTGCCGCGCCGGCACTAG
- the rlmF gene encoding 23S rRNA (adenine(1618)-N(6))-methyltransferase RlmF, whose translation MPRKTSSQPRPAEPKAVLHPRNRHSGRYDFPKLIAACPELGEYVILNPYGKQSIDFANPDAVRVFNRALLRQFYGIQHWDIPAGYLCPPVPGRADYLHGLADLLAADNAGVIPRGAAVRVLDIGTGANCIYPLIGHREYGWRFTGSDIDATALASARTIVAANRLDKAIELRRQDTSTQLFKGILAADERFELTLCNPPFHASQAEAASGSQRKWRNLGKLDPSRKLPKLNFGGQAAELWCEGGEAAFVARMADESVAFAKQVYRFSTLVSKGGNVAPLMARLQRLGALQVQALDMAQGQKKSRFVTWTFLDAAEQAAWRTERWPRS comes from the coding sequence ATGCCACGCAAAACCTCGTCCCAGCCGCGCCCTGCCGAACCGAAGGCCGTGCTGCATCCACGCAACCGCCACAGCGGCCGCTACGACTTTCCCAAGCTGATCGCCGCCTGCCCGGAGCTGGGCGAGTACGTCATCCTCAATCCCTACGGCAAGCAGAGCATCGACTTCGCCAATCCGGATGCGGTAAGGGTGTTCAACCGCGCACTGCTGCGGCAGTTCTACGGTATTCAGCACTGGGACATTCCTGCCGGCTACCTCTGCCCGCCGGTGCCGGGGCGGGCGGATTACCTGCACGGCCTGGCCGACCTGCTGGCCGCCGATAACGCCGGCGTCATCCCGCGCGGGGCCGCGGTCCGGGTGCTCGATATCGGCACCGGCGCCAACTGCATCTACCCGCTGATCGGCCATCGCGAATATGGCTGGCGCTTCACTGGCAGCGACATCGACGCCACGGCGCTGGCCTCGGCGCGCACCATCGTCGCGGCCAACAGGCTAGACAAGGCCATCGAGTTGCGCCGGCAGGACACCTCGACGCAGCTCTTCAAGGGCATCCTGGCGGCGGACGAGCGCTTCGAGTTGACCCTGTGCAATCCGCCATTCCACGCCTCGCAGGCCGAGGCTGCCAGCGGCAGTCAGCGCAAGTGGCGCAATCTTGGCAAGCTGGACCCGAGCCGCAAGCTGCCGAAGCTGAACTTCGGCGGCCAGGCGGCAGAGCTCTGGTGCGAGGGTGGCGAGGCGGCATTCGTCGCGCGCATGGCGGACGAGAGCGTGGCGTTCGCCAAGCAGGTCTACCGGTTCAGTACGCTGGTATCGAAGGGTGGCAACGTGGCACCGCTGATGGCGCGCTTGCAACGCCTGGGTGCGCTGCAGGTTCAGGCGCTGGATATGGCCCAGGGGCAGAAGAAAAGTCGCTTCGTCACCTGGACCTTTCTCGATGCAGCCGAGCAGGCTGCCTGGCGCACCGAGCGCTGGCCGCGGTCCTGA
- a CDS encoding MFS transporter, which produces MTAAWRNAAWILAGGSLILAISLGVRHGFGLFLPPMSAEFGWGREVFAFAIAVQNLIWGLVQPVTGALADRFGVARAVLIGGILYAVGLALMAVSDSPATLTLSAGLLIGLGLSGTSFSVILGAVGRAVPPEKRSMAMGIASAAGSFGQFIMLPGSLGLIEWLGWSSALLALALLVALIVPLAGMMRSPAQAPAAAGTQQSLGEALREAVGHSGFRLLALGFFVCGFQVVFIGLHLPAYLVDQHLPAQVGTTVLALVGLFNVVGTYTAGWLGSCYSKPKLLAGLYLIRGVVISIFLLMPLSVWSAYAFGIVMGLLWLSTVPLTNGTVATMFGVRNLSMLGGIAFLFHQLGSFFGGWLGGWLYDRTGSYDLVWQIAIALSLIAAVLNWPIREQPVDRLRAAQAN; this is translated from the coding sequence ATGACTGCTGCATGGCGCAATGCTGCCTGGATACTCGCCGGTGGTTCGCTGATCCTCGCCATTTCCCTCGGGGTGCGGCATGGCTTCGGCCTGTTCCTGCCGCCGATGAGTGCTGAGTTCGGCTGGGGGCGGGAAGTGTTCGCCTTCGCCATTGCTGTGCAGAACCTGATCTGGGGGCTGGTGCAGCCGGTGACCGGTGCGCTGGCCGATCGCTTCGGCGTCGCACGTGCCGTGCTCATCGGCGGCATTCTCTATGCGGTGGGGCTGGCGCTGATGGCGGTGTCCGATTCCCCAGCGACGCTGACCCTCAGCGCCGGACTGCTGATCGGCCTGGGCCTGTCGGGTACCTCGTTTTCCGTGATTCTCGGCGCTGTCGGCCGCGCGGTGCCGCCAGAGAAGCGCAGCATGGCGATGGGTATCGCCAGTGCGGCCGGCTCCTTCGGCCAGTTCATCATGCTGCCGGGTAGCCTGGGGCTGATCGAATGGCTGGGCTGGTCCTCGGCATTGCTGGCGCTGGCCTTGCTGGTCGCCTTGATCGTGCCGCTCGCCGGCATGATGCGCAGCCCCGCTCAGGCGCCGGCGGCGGCCGGAACGCAGCAGTCGCTGGGTGAGGCGCTGCGCGAAGCGGTCGGTCATTCGGGGTTCCGCCTGCTGGCGCTGGGTTTCTTCGTCTGCGGGTTTCAGGTGGTGTTCATCGGTTTGCACCTGCCGGCCTATCTGGTCGACCAGCACCTGCCGGCGCAGGTCGGCACCACCGTGCTGGCGCTGGTCGGGCTGTTCAACGTGGTAGGCACCTACACCGCCGGCTGGCTCGGCAGCTGCTACTCCAAGCCGAAGCTGCTTGCCGGGCTGTACCTGATCCGCGGGGTGGTGATCAGCATCTTCCTGCTGATGCCGCTGAGCGTGTGGAGCGCCTATGCGTTCGGCATCGTCATGGGGCTGCTCTGGCTGTCCACGGTGCCGCTCACCAACGGCACGGTGGCTACCATGTTCGGCGTGCGCAACCTGTCCATGCTCGGTGGCATCGCCTTCCTGTTCCATCAGCTGGGCTCGTTCTTCGGCGGTTGGCTGGGCGGTTGGCTGTACGACCGTACCGGCAGCTATGACCTGGTCTGGCAGATCGCGATCGCCCTCAGCCTGATCGCCGCGGTGCTCAACTGGCCGATTCGCGAGCAGCCGGTGGATAGGTTGCGCGCGGCACAGGCCAACTGA